Proteins from one Rhizoctonia solani chromosome 5, complete sequence genomic window:
- a CDS encoding Transposase family Tnp2 protein, producing the protein MIRQTLIQAAILQQNSQNLQCLNPPKPIPGTPPFACNEAPDNLDNLFAEDIPPTKPNMWQEILHNCIYYDSNREVVLPDDGTGTQTGTNQLEELDDISLITLLDCLGNLDMSTYGLLGEEIIDAKNIIELVVEAHTFLKDEDFDKLSSFDLYVRYKPSKALFAKLIKRYQPINSPKGTQIPSIKRLRTHAQDLLGLAASQHHCCVNSCVAFIGYLDHLQACPVCHKLHFDLAGKPRNHFMSIPLIPQLHALFTCPITAKKMHY; encoded by the exons ATGATACGCCAAACATTGATACAGGCAGCTATCTTGCAACAAAATTCCCAGAATTTGCAGTGCTTGAATCCCCCCAAACCTATCCCTGGTACTCCCCCTTTTGCTTGTAATGAAGCCCCAGACAACCTAGACAACCTATTTGCTGAAGATATACCACCTACCAAGCCCAATATGTGGCAAGAAATCCTGCACAATTGCATTTATTATGACTCCAACCGTGAAGTTGTTTTACCAGATGATGGGACTGGCACTCAAACTGGGACCAATCAGTTGGAAGAACTGGATGATATCAGTCTTATAACATTATTGGATTGCCTTGGTAACCTTGACATGTCAACTTATGGCCTCTTGGGAGAGGAGATTATAGATGCCAAGAATATTATTGAGTTGGTTGTAGAAG CTCATACTTTCCTCAAAGATGAAGACTTTGACAAACTCTCTTCATTTGATCTTTATGTTAGATACAAACCATCCAAAGCACTTTTTGCCAAATTAATTAAACGTTACCAACCTATCAATAGCCCCAAGGGAACACAAATTCCTTCTATCAAACGCCTGCGTACCCATGCTCAAGACCTATTGGGACTAGCTGCCAGCCAACATCATTGTTGTGTCAACTCCTGTGTTGCGTTCATAGGTTACTTGGACCATTTGCAGGCTTGCCCAGTCTGTCACAAGTTGCACTTTGACTTGGCTGGGAAACCAAGGAATCATTTCATGTCTATCCCCCTCATTCCTCAACTGCATGCTCTGTTTACTTGTCCAATTACTGCCAAGAAGATGCACTATTGA
- a CDS encoding Retrotransposable element Tf2 protein, whose amino-acid sequence MATRSRPPSRARSPINQGELGPFLPPASPELGKVSLERVIRLLWGLQSQVNRIERTLLEQTEVSQEVQTNVENISQTVDVVKDGLAQLQSARGPHTPEEPKPPAVEETPRAAPKAEPIGKAQPFLGAPAPIISTGAPRRDPLSLFNPYPSSSFPSGPAPAAPKGPPPAPVTAPALPPAPSTVKVDHPDAFKGKIGLEAKQWLTQMLAWVRLNQRQFPTDLEVLSFLLMNMEEAAGAWAHPHLDQLGSHRALIQTVDEFKNEFLAAFGDPDATRAAERKITSLTQTGTCAEYITKFRTLQMELDWNDAALRGQFARGLHWEVRKQIATRERQPRTLRELQDASLIINNALQEERASHPHQGNKSGKISSTPNRGASTGQQATKTGPLSSDPNYVLEEEQNRRRAEGLCVKCGKPGHRFAECRTGWKATPKEDKGKAKEAAKIGKDSEYQLGKEIAPLFTIPIRPEKTAETLEVLINSGATSSFLHPRTAESLRLPLIDLPTPRTVTMLDGSSPQAGKIWKKAVLTFTYDGKKMTETFLICNTGSHAAILGLKWLDAHNPEIDWNTRTLSFPHTPPEHVAIAEEEEADQNPLKGVPSKYHQYAKVFGEEEFNKLPPHRHYNIGIKLTEEGPLNSPLYSMTDAESATLKDWLRDELKAGKIRPSKSSISSPVMFVPKKDGSRRLVVDYRCLNNRTKKNVYPLPRPDDLMAQLRGAKVFTKLDLRWGYNNVRVKEGNEWKTAFRTKYGLYESLVMTFGLTNAPASFQHFMNDLFKDLLDVCVIIYLDDILIYSKDDASHTQHVHEVLKRLMENQLFCKASKCTFHVTSVEYLGIIVSDKGFSLDKLKIQAVQEWPVPTKVKEVQSFLGFANFLRCFVANFSHMARPLHNLVKKDTPWKWDTKEQEAFQGLKDAITNAPVLRHADPTKPYFLETDASGAALGSILSQRQEDGRLHPLGFLSESFKGAKQNYDTHDKELLAIIRSFEYWRIFLEGTAHPITVFTDHRNLEYWKESRTFNRRHARWHLLLAGYNFQIVYRPGKQSGKPDALSRRSDHADIPPANQTMLPDPVFANVALVTPKKELQRQIEASLDQDESLEEILQFLQNKSKAPPSIKQAFRDYEMEAGLLFYQGRIVVPDVGTLRTDLLRIFHDSPLAGHPGRQRTLELVSRNYYWPGIRADTYWHVDSCETCQRIRKPKYASIPPQPLELPVKPWQHVSYDMIVDLPKDGSNDSILVIVDSFTKYGIFVKCSKKLKAPELAELFLEHVWKRHGMPEKTVSDRGRVFNNKFLRALYKRLGIDPHFSLAYHPQSNGQTERVNPSIEHFLRAYSGVNQRDWTKWLPMAEFVYNNAVHSSTGKTPFKALYGWEPTLTPSNVPTDVPEADDLAQTMEAQWKEVESALRQSKQRMTAGEDGSPIEFEIGEEAWLDAKNVNLKTLSSKLTEQRLGPFKVIEKISDWAYRLELPPTMRIHNVFYVGLLSKVKRDKKRAFKNRPPPVTVDGEEEYEVEGITNAEERNGKWFFRVKWKGYGSKENTWEPRENLKNAEKILEKYEKDMRKKALGAAKALRGGAVS is encoded by the exons atggcaacccgctcccggccaCCCTCTCgagcccgctcccctatCAATcagggagagctgggacccttccttccgccagcctcccctgagcttggcaaagtctcactcgagcgggtcatccgcctTCTCTGGgggctccaatcccaagtcaaccgcATTGAGCggaccctcttggaacaaaCTGAAGTTAGTCAAGAGGTTCAAACCAACGTCGAGAACATCTCACAAACggtcgatgttgtcaaggatgggcttgcccagctcCAATCCGCCCGGGGtccccacaccccagaagaaccaAAACCCCCCGCGGTtgaggaaactcccagggccgcgcccaaagccgagcctattggcaaggctcaaccattccttggggccccagcccccatcatctccacaggggccccCAGGCGCGACCCCCTTTCCCTCTTCAATCCCTATCCTTCCTCGTCCTTCCCTTCaggaccggctccagcagccccCAAAGGACCTCCGCCAGCGCCTGTCACTGCCCCGGCActgcctccagccccctccactgtGAAAGTGGACCatccagatgccttcaaaggcaaaattggcttggaggccaaacagTGGCTAACTcaaatgttggcatgggtacgcCTCAACCAGAGGCAATTCCCAACGGACTTGGAGGTCCTCTCCTTTCTCCTCATGAACATGGAGGAAGcggctggggcctgggcccatccccacctgGACCAGTTAGGGTCCCATCGCGCACTTATCCAGACCGTGGATGAATTTAAAAACGAGTTCCTGGCCGCCTTCGGCGACCCTGACGCAACCAGAGCAGCGGAGCGGAAGATCACTTCCCTCACACAAACCGGCACTTGTGCCGAATACATCACCAAGTTCCGCACGCTACAAATGGAActcgactggaacgacgccgcACTCCGTGGCCAGTTTGCGCGAGGacttcactgggaggtccgGAAGCAGATTGCCACTAGGGAAAGGCAACCACGCACCCTGAGGGAATTGCAAGACGCATCCCTCATCATCAACAACGCCCTCCAAGAGGAacgcgccagccacccgcatcagggtaataagtctggcaaaatctcttccacccccaaccggggggcgagtaccggccaacaggccaccaaaaccggTCCCCTCTCCTCCGATCCCAATTACgttttggaggaagaacaaaaccgccgccgcgcagaaggtctctgtgtcaaatgcggcaaaccCGGGCATAGATTTGCCGAATGCCGGACTggatggaaggctacccctaaagaggacaaggggaaagccaaggaagccgccaaaattggcaaagactccgagtaccaattgggaaaaga AATTGCACCtctcttcacaattccaatacGGCCAGAGAAAACAGCGGAaacattagaagtcctgatcaACTCAGGCGCCACGTCATCATTCTTACACCCTCgcaccgcggaatcactccgccttcCGCTCATTGATCTCCCCACTCCCcgtaccgttactatgcttgatgggtcaagcccccaggcaggaaaaatctggaagaaggcagtacTCACCTTCACctatgatggcaaaaagatgacggagaccttcctcatctgtaaTACTGGCAGCCATGCGGCCATCCTAggtttgaaatggttagatgcTCATAATCCGGAAATAGATTGGAACACGCGCACTCTATCCTTCCCACACACTCCGccagaacatgtggccattgccgaagaggaagaagctgatcagaACCCCCTcaaaggagtaccctccaaataccaccaatacgctaaggtatttggagaagaagaattcaacaagcttcccccccaTAGGCATTACAATATTGGGATCAAACTTAccgaagaaggccccctcaattCTCCCCTCTATAGTATGACAGATGCCGAGTCTGCCACACTAaaagactggctcagggatgagttgaaagcaGGGAAAATCCGCCCAAGCAAATCTTCAATCAGttcccccgtcatgtttgttccaaagaAGGACGGTTCCCGCCGCTTGGTTGTCGACTACCGCTGCCTTaacaaccggacaaagaagaatgtatacccgttaccccgtccagacgatcttatggcccagctccgtggtgccaaggtctttaccaaactggacctaagatggggttacaacaacgtccgcgtcaaagaaggcaacgaatggaagactgcgttccggaccaagtatggcctgtacgaatcccttgtcatgaccttcggcctgaccaatgcccctgcctcattccaacatttcatgaacgatCTATTTAAGGATttgttggatgtatgcgtcatcatctaccttgatgacatcctgatctactcaaaggatgacgcatctcaCACGCagcacgttcatgaggtcctaaAACGGCTAATGGAGAATCAACTGTTTTGTAAGGCTTCCAAGTGTacgttccacgtcacctccgTGGAATATCTAGGGATCATTGTATCGGATAAaggttttagcctggataagctcaaaatccaggcagttcaggaatggccggtacccaccaaagtcaaggaagtccaatcGTTCCTggggtttgccaatttcctccgttgttttgttgccaacttcagccacatggctaggccgctacacaacctagtcaagaaggatacgccttggaaatgggacacaaAGGAACAGGAGGCATTCCAGGGGCTGAAGGACGCCATAACCAACGCCCCTGTACTCCGTCACGCCGACCCGACCAAGCCTTATTTCCTAGAGACAGATGCTTCTGGTGCAGCCCTAGGCTCCATTCTCAGCCAAcgacaggaagacggccgcctCCATCCACTCGGCTTCCTATccgaatcattcaaaggagccaagcagaactatgacacacatgataaggagctcctagcaatcattcgctcctttgagtattggcgcatattcctggaaggcaccGCACATCCCATCACGGTATTTACAGATCATCgcaacttggaatattggaaggaatcTAGAACATTCAACCGACGTCACGCCAGGTGGCACCTGTTACTAGCcgggtataacttccaaattgtatacCGCCccgggaaacaatcaggaaaaccggACGCACTCTCACGCCGATCGGACCATGCCGATATACCCCCTGCCaatcagaccatgctccccgaccctgtctttgccaacgtagCCTTAGTCACACCCAAGAAGGAACTCCAACGACAAATTGAGGCCAGTCTAGACCAAGACGAATCCCTGGAagaaatattacaattcctccagaacaaatccaaggcacCCCCGTCCATCAAACAAGCATTCAGGGATTACGAGATGGAAGCAGGCCTGCTGTTCTACCAAGGGCGAATTGTAGTACCAGACGTTGGGACACTGAGAACGGATTTACTCCGCATATTCCacgacagccccttggccgGCCACCCAGGCAGACAACGGACCTTAGAATTGGTATCCAgaaactactactggcctggtaTCCGAGCGGACAcatattggcatgtggactcctgtgaaacgtgccaacggatcaggaagcccaaataCGCGTCAATCCCACCTCAGCCACTCGAACTTCCTGTGAAACCCTGGCAGCACGTGTCTtacgacatgatagtagatctGCCAAAAGATGGAAGCAACGACTCCATCTTGGTCATAGTGGATAGCTTCACAAAGTATGGgatttttgtcaaatgttccaagaagctcaaggcaccTGAGCTAGCGGAATTGTTCCTGGAGCACGTATGGAAGCGGCATGGTATGCCCGAGAAAACGGTCTCAGATAGAGggagggtcttcaataacaaattcctgagggcgctgtacaaacgcctaggaatagacccgcacttctccttggcgtACCATCCCCAGAGCAACGGACAGACCGAACGGGTTAACCCATCCATTGAACATTTCCTAAGAGCATACTCGGGAGTcaatcaacgggactggactaaatggttaccaatggccgAATTTGTGTACAACAATGCGGTCCACAGCAGCACAGGGAAAACACCATTTAAAGCCctgtacggatgggaacctaccCTGACACCTTCCAACGTACCCACGGACGTACCAGAGGCTGACGACTtagcccaaacaatggaggcacaatggaaggaagtggaatcggcactccggcaatctaagcaacgCATGACGGCCGGAGAAGATGGAAGCCCCATAgagtttgagattggagaggaagcttggctggacgccaaaaacgtcaacctcaaaaccttaaGTTCAAAGCTTacagaacaacgcctaggaccATTTAAGGTTATTGAGAAGATCTCCGATTGGGcttaccgcctagaactccctcCTACCATGcgaatccacaacgtcttttACGTAGGACTTCTATCTAAAGTAAAAAGGGACAAGAAACGCGCCTTCAAGAACCGCCCCCCGCCGGTCACCGTAgacggggaagaagagtacgaGGTAGAGGGGATTACCAATGCAGAAGAACgcaacgggaaatggtttttccgggtaaaatggaagggttacggcTCCAaagaaaacacgtgggagcccagggaaaacttaaaaaacgcGGAAAAAATTTTGGAGAAGTATGAGAAGgacatgagaaagaaggcccttggcgccgccaaggcccttagagggggggcagtgtcgtag
- a CDS encoding Retrotransposon gag protein, with protein sequence MATRSWTSSRAQSPFNPRDLGPQLPSATPIELGEVSLERVTRLLLGLLSQVENLERKLKEVKETGIETQTNVKNISQTVDVVKDGLRSLQLHGPRTPEETKPPVVEATPRPLHKTEPIGLPPKGPYPPSAPLPPAPVAAYPAPVKVDHPDAYTGKIGSEAKQWLTRMLAWTRLNARMFPTDQEVLSFLLMNMKDSAGAWAHPHLDQLGSHRAIIQTVKGFKLEFLAAFGDPDATRAAKRKITTLTQSGTCADYITKFRTLAMELDWNDAALRGQFARSLHWEVSRQIATRKHRPRTLLELQNAALVINNALREERASHPPRDNKPSKQSNPARGTSTGQPTTGLKKLSDDPNFVLEEERNRRRAAGACIKCGKMGHKFAECQTGWKATPVEDKGKAKETAKIGKESGPKSGKD encoded by the exons atggcaacccgctcctgGACTTCCTCTCGAGCCCAGTCCCCTTTCAATCCGAGAGACCTGGGACCCCAACTTCCGTCAGCCACCCCTATCgaacttggggaagtctcTCTCGAGCGGGTTacccgcctcctccttggcctcctcagcCAAGTTGAGAATCTCGAGCGGAAGCTCAAAGAAGTCAAGGAAACGGGAATCGAAACCCAAACCAACGTCAAAAATATTTCCCAAaccgttgatgttgtcaaggatgggcttcgaagcctccaactccatgggccaaggaccccagaagaaaCCAAGCCCCCGgtcgtggaagcaacgccacgccccctacaCAAGACcgagcctattggattg CCCCCCAAAGGGCCATACCCCC CATCTGCCCCTctccctccggctccagtcgccGCCTACCcagccccggtcaaagtagaccacccagatgcctatacaggcaagattgggagtgaagccaagcaatggctcacaagaaTGCTGGCATGGACCCGGCTCAATGCGCGTATGTTTCCCACGGACCAAGAAGTCCTGTCCTTCCTCctaatgaatatgaaggattccgcgggagcatgggcGCACCCTCACCTCGACCAGCTCGGGTCACACCGGGCTATCATTCAAACGGTCAAGGGATTCAAATTGgagttcctggcagcattcggcgaccctgacgccacaagggccgccaaACGGAAGATTACAACActtacccagtccggcacatgcgcggactacatcacaaagttcagaaccctggcaatggaactggactggaacgacgcggccctccgaggccagtttgcccgcagcctccactgggaggtcagccgacAAATTGCCACCCGCAAACACCGACCCCGCACACTTctcgagctgcaaaatgcagcactcgTCATCAACAACGCGCTCCGCGAAGAGCGAGCTAGCCACCCACCGAGGGATAATAAGCCTAGCAAACaatccaaccccgcaagggggacaagtaccggccaacctACGACCGGTTTGAAGAAACTCTCCgacgaccccaactttgtgttggaagaggaacgcaatcgccgccgcgccgctggcgcctgcatcaaatgcggcaaaatgggccacaagttcgCGGAATGCCAaacgggctggaaggctacccctgttgaggacaaggggaaagctaaggaaaccgccaaaattggcaaagaatctggacccaaatcgggaaaagattaa
- a CDS encoding Transposase family Tnp2 protein: MLNKGAGQWTPFTGQKQAEESDGATLVCGYPLALLLNPHSTLLPIDQHLRQQIVHYLTTSFEILSDVAKELIPDKLEQWGRLWIGNGGNEVHAHGYHKLRSNRRDAAFVCYKLMVDQDANLVLANKRLEEESQYGKLRHVFVVTIPPKTPNINPSRKKNQYLLLAQIYKAPVESDKIEGKKLIWYKGKLGTGEVVDVSTIQCAVGRIKDGNRWWIVDRSADNTFAYPEFID, encoded by the exons atgctcaacaagggagcagggcaatgg ACACCATTCACGGGCCAAAAGCAAGCTGAGGAATCTGATGGCGCAACACTTGTCTGTGGCT ACCCCCTTGCGCTCTTATTAAACCCACACTCAACCCTCCTTCCCATTGACCAACATCTAAGACAACAAATTGTGCACTATCTCACAACTTCATTTGAGATACTGTCCGACGTAGCCAAGGAGCTTATTCCTGACAAGCTGGAGCAGTGGGGACGTCTTTGGATTGGGAACGGGGGCAATGAGGTTCATGCACATGGGTATCACAAGCTGCGTTCCAACAGAAGGGATGCAGCATTTGTTTGC TACAAGCTTATGGTAGACCAGGACGCCAACCTAGTCTTGGCAAACAAACGCCTTGAAGAGGAAAGTCAATATGGCAAACTCCGGCATGTATTTGTTGTGACAATCCCGCCAAAAACCCCCAACATCAACCCAAGCCGCAAGAAGAATCAATACCTATTGCTTGCACAAATATACAAAGCACCGGTTGAGAGCGACAAAATAGAAGGCAAGAAGCTCATCTGGTACAAGGGTAAATTGGGTACGGGTGAGGTTGTTGACGTTTCAACTATCCAGTGTGCGGTCGGACGCATAAAGGATGGTAATAGATGGTGGATAGTTGACAGGAGCGCTGATAATACCTTTGCTTACCCAGAATTTATAGATTAA